AACCGAAATGAAATTATATCCGTTTTAATAAGAGGAAACAGCTTATTTATTAACAGTAAAATATCTGTTGCAAGAAAAGAAAGTGTAAGATAAACAAGAACGAGAAGAAAACTATCGCCCAAAAAAGTAATCGTTTTTGCTATTGTAAGTGGAAAATAATTTCCAAAAATCATTCCAACAAAAAATAACAAAAAAAGTACTATTGATGAAATGATATAAATGTTTTTCCACGTGGGGGATAAATAATTTGACGCCTGTCCGCCTCGCACAAGAATATAAGCCATCATCGATAGGAAAAAGGCAAGTATAAAAGCAAAAAATCCGTATTTCATCTTAAAAATCGTATTTTAAATTATTAAAAAGGATGAGTGGAAACTCATCCTTCAGAAAATATTGGTTAGTAAATATTAGAAATTTATTTTTCTATTAGTTCCATCGTATCTGAAGCAATCATATATTCCTCATCGGTGGGTATAACAACTACTTTTACTTTGGATTCCGGCTTAGTTATTTCTATTTCTTTACCTCGAATTTTGTTTTTTTCTTTGTCTATTTCAACGCCTAAATAACTTAATCCTTCACAAACCCGCTCACGAGTAATAGTTTGATTTTCACCTACGCCTCCTGTAAATACAATCACATCTACTCCATTTAACACCGCAGCATAAGCGCCAATGTATTTTTTTATACGATATTCATACATAGCCAATGCTAATTCTGCTCTTTCGTTCCCTTCTTCGATGGCTTTTTCTATATCGCGCATATCCGATGAAAGTCCTGACACTCCAAGAACTCCACTGTGTTTGTTAAACAATGTAGTTGTGGCAGATGTTCCTATCATTTCTTTATCCATCAAGTATGTTACAACACCTAAATCAACATCTCCTGAACGAGTTCCCATCATTAAGCCTTCTACAGGGGTAAATCCCATAGAAGTATCTACAGATATGCCATTGTCAATAGCTGTAATGGATGCGCCGTTTCCAATATGAGCTGTAATTACTTTGGGTTTTGTACAGTTTAGTTTTAAGAATTCGCACGCCCTTTTTGATACATAACGGTGGCTTGTACCATGAAATCCGTAACGCCTGATACCGTATTTTTTATACAATGAATACGGAATTCCATACATATACGCGTGTTCAGGCATAGTTTGATGAAAAGCAGTATCAAAAACGGCAGCTTGAGGTGTGTTTGGAAGCAATTCTTGAATAGCATAAATTCCTGCCAGATTTGGCGGATTATGTAATGGGGCTATTTCGATACATTCTTCTATTTGTTTTATCACTTCATCGTTAATAATAACACTGGAGTTAAAACGTTCGCCTCCGTGAACCACACGATGTCCAACGGCATCAATTTCTTCCAAACTTTCAATAGCGCCATGTTTTTTACTGGTTAAAACTCCCAAAATGTATTCAATGGCTAATTGATGTTCCAACACTTCTCCTTCAAGTTGGACTTTTTGTCCGTCTCGGCGTGTGTGTTTAAGGAAAGAACCTTTCATCCCGATTTTTTCAACTCCTCCGGAACCAAGAACTTCTCCGGTTGCCATATCAAATAATTTATATTTAACGGAGGAGCTTCCGCAGTTTAAAACTAATATTTTCATACCTAATTCCTCCATTATTTTATAATATTTCCTTCGTCATCGTAAGTGTAGAATCCTCTTTTTTGACTCACTCCAAAATGTTTTGCTCTGTTCATACGTAATAATACGGGCGACGGTTTGTATTTTACGTGTCCGTATTCATCATAAATATTTTCCATCAATTTCACTATTTTTTCTATTCCCAATTGGTCTGCTGTGCGGAAAATTCCTTGACGATGTCCGTAACCAACCGTCATAATTTTATCAATATCTTCAGCTGAAGCAATTCCTTCCATCAACATGGAACAAGCTTCGTTTAATTGTATCAGGAATAATCTTACGCTAACCAATCCGGCAGATTCTAAAACTGCAACATACTGATGATTAATCATTTTAGCAAACTTGCATACTTTTTCATAGGTTTCATCGGATGTTTCCAAACCACGCACAATTTCAATTAATTGTGATTCAGGCATATTAGCAAGAAAATGTAACCCAATACATCTCTCTTTATATTCCATTTCGGAAGCCAAATCCGAAACAACAACAGTAGTTACATTAGAAGCAATAATAGCGGTGGGAGATAATACTTTCTCCAGTTTTAGGAAAACCTCTTTTCGTTCATTCAAACGCCTTTCACCTGTCATATTATCGTAACGAATTGCCTCAATTACAAAGTCGCAATAGATAAAATCTTCATAATTTGTTGTTCCCGTAATACGTCCCAGAATAGTTCGCTTTTCACTCCCGGTTAATCCCCAATGGAGAATTTTTGCATCCAATTTTTCTTCAATTCTTTTAAATGCATTGGCTATTTGTTCTTCTGATGGTTCTAAAAACACAACTTCTATTCCGTGGGAAGCAGCAATGGTTGCAATTACGCTTCCATCTTTTCCGCAGCCAACTACGCCAATTTTAGAAAAAAGTGTTCTTTTTCTAATTCGTTTACTTAATCCGTACCTTTCAATAGGTTCTCTTGATATGTTGAGCATACTCTATTTTTTATTTTTAAGTCCGATGGCTTGATTTGCAGTTATGGTAATCATTCTTACGATGTCTTCTACCGAACATCCGCGCGATAAATCGTTTACCGGAGCGGCTATTCCTTGTAAAATAGGACCAATTGCTTGTGCTCCCGAAAAACGTTCCACCATTTTATAGCCGATATTTCCCGCTTGTAAATCGGGGAAAACAAGTACATTTGCTTTTCCTGCCACAGCGCTTCCGGGCGCTTTACTTGCACCAACCGAAGGAACTAATGCTGCGTCTGCCTGTAATTCTCCGTCAATTTGCACATCCGGAACCATCTCTTTTGCAATACGCGTTGCCTCAATTACTTTATCAGATAATTCATGTTTTGCACTTCCTTTGGTAGAAAAACTCAACATTGCTACGCGCGGTTCAAATCCACATATAGCACGGGTTGTTTGCGCTGTAGCAACAGCAATTTGTGCTAATTCTTCCGCCGTTGGATTGGGATTTACAGCGCAATCTGCAAATACGAGCAATCCGTTTTCGCCATATTGTGTTGCAGGAGTAAACATTAAAAGTGCACCGGAAACTACTTTAATACCGGGAACAGTTTTAATTATCTGAAAAGCCGGACGCAATACATTTCCCGTTGTGTTTCTTGCTCCGGCAAGTTCTCCATCGGCATCACCGTTTTTTATCATCAAACAAGCAAAATAAAGCGGATCTTTCACCAATTTTGATGCTTCTTCAGGCGTCATTCCTTTTTCTTTTCGTAAATTATAAAGTAAATCGGCATATTCTTTTGCTTGTATGTCATCTTCAGTGTTGATTATTGCTGCTTCTTTGATGTAAGTCAATCCGTTTTCTTCAGCTAATTTCAGTATTTCATCTTTGTTTCCAAGCAGCGTTAATTTTGCAGCTTTCTCTTTTAAAATTATATCTGCAGCTTTCAACGTTCTTGGCTCTGTCCCCTCGGGTAAAACAATGTGTTGCAAATTGTTTTTTGCACGCTGCATTATTTCGTCTAAAAGTTTCATAGTCTTTGTGTTATAAATTAAATCGATTAAAGTAATGATGTTTGAAATGTTAAATTTCGGTATTCCCTACAAAGGTAAAAAAGATTTTTGGCAAAAAGAAACGATTGCAAAAAAATAAATAAAAATTCTATTTTTATCAATAAGCGAAAATAAAAAAGAAAAAACGTATTTTTGCAGAATTATTTTTTAGACAGAAAACGAATGAAAAAAATCTGTGTATATTGCGCATCGAGCAGTAAAATCAATTCAATATACTTTGAAACGGCTGAAAAGTTAGGGAAGATATTTGCCGATAACGATATTGAATTGATTTACGGCGGCGGTTCTGTGGGTTTAATGGGGGCGCTGGCAGATACCATAATGAATTCAGGTGGGAAAGTTACCGGCGTTATTCCTCGTTTTATGTGTGAGGTAGAATGGCATCACAATGGAATAAGCGAGTTGATTTTGACGGAAACTATGCACGAACGAAAAGAAAAAATGGCAAATTTGGCAGATGCTGTGGTTGCCTTGCCCGGAGGTTGCGGTACCATAGAAGAACTCATGGAAGTAATTACTTGGAAACAGCTTGGAATTTTTAACAAACCGATTGTTATTTTGAATGTAAATGGATATTATACACATCTAATAGCGCAACTCGAGCAAGCCGTGAAGGAAAATTTTATGATAGAAAAACACAAGGAAATGTGGAGCGTAGTAGAAAAAGCCGAAGATGTGATGGAAGCAATAAACAATGCAACATCATGGGATGAAACTGCAAGAAATTTTGCCAAGATTTAAGTGAAAAATGTTTCAAAACGATACTCCCATATTATCCACAACCAAAACTGAAACGGTACAAACATCAAAACCCGTATTCAAACCAAAAGTTTTTGTAAAACCCACACACATTACAAAAATAAAAGTTGATTCGGCTCTTTTGAAAGACAGTTTATTACGGGTGGATTCTATACAGAGAGCGAATTCGTTGAAAGCGGTTATTGTTCAAAAACCATCCGGGTACGAAGGAAAACAAATACCTTCCTTTCCCAATACCGAATCTTGGACTTTCATAGTTATTTGTATGCTGTTTTTATTGTTTGTGGGAAGCGTAAAAAATTCTGCCGGTATTTTGTGGGCAAATGTAAAATCTATTTTTAAAAGTAAAGATTCTTCATATTCTTATCATACCACATCTACCATAAATTTAATAGAATATAAAATATTTTCTACTCTTTTCTTTTTAGGTGTAATTTCTCTTTTT
The genomic region above belongs to uncultured Paludibacter sp. and contains:
- the ackA gene encoding Acetate kinase, which produces MEELGMKILVLNCGSSSVKYKLFDMATGEVLGSGGVEKIGMKGSFLKHTRRDGQKVQLEGEVLEHQLAIEYILGVLTSKKHGAIESLEEIDAVGHRVVHGGERFNSSVIINDEVIKQIEECIEIAPLHNPPNLAGIYAIQELLPNTPQAAVFDTAFHQTMPEHAYMYGIPYSLYKKYGIRRYGFHGTSHRYVSKRACEFLKLNCTKPKVITAHIGNGASITAIDNGISVDTSMGFTPVEGLMMGTRSGDVDLGVVTYLMDKEMIGTSATTTLFNKHSGVLGVSGLSSDMRDIEKAIEEGNERAELALAMYEYRIKKYIGAYAAVLNGVDVIVFTGGVGENQTITRERVCEGLSYLGVEIDKEKNKIRGKEIEITKPESKVKVVVIPTDEEYMIASDTMELIEK
- a CDS encoding 3-hydroxyacyl-CoA dehydrogenase NAD-binding protein, whose amino-acid sequence is MLNISREPIERYGLSKRIRKRTLFSKIGVVGCGKDGSVIATIAASHGIEVVFLEPSEEQIANAFKRIEEKLDAKILHWGLTGSEKRTILGRITGTTNYEDFIYCDFVIEAIRYDNMTGERRLNERKEVFLKLEKVLSPTAIIASNVTTVVVSDLASEMEYKERCIGLHFLANMPESQLIEIVRGLETSDETYEKVCKFAKMINHQYVAVLESAGLVSVRLFLIQLNEACSMLMEGIASAEDIDKIMTVGYGHRQGIFRTADQLGIEKIVKLMENIYDEYGHVKYKPSPVLLRMNRAKHFGVSQKRGFYTYDDEGNIIK
- the pta gene encoding Phosphate acetyltransferase; amino-acid sequence: MKLLDEIMQRAKNNLQHIVLPEGTEPRTLKAADIILKEKAAKLTLLGNKDEILKLAEENGLTYIKEAAIINTEDDIQAKEYADLLYNLRKEKGMTPEEASKLVKDPLYFACLMIKNGDADGELAGARNTTGNVLRPAFQIIKTVPGIKVVSGALLMFTPATQYGENGLLVFADCAVNPNPTAEELAQIAVATAQTTRAICGFEPRVAMLSFSTKGSAKHELSDKVIEATRIAKEMVPDVQIDGELQADAALVPSVGASKAPGSAVAGKANVLVFPDLQAGNIGYKMVERFSGAQAIGPILQGIAAPVNDLSRGCSVEDIVRMITITANQAIGLKNKK
- a CDS encoding conserved hypothetical protein (Evidence 4 : Unknown function but conserved in other organisms) gives rise to the protein MQNYFLDRKRMKKICVYCASSSKINSIYFETAEKLGKIFADNDIELIYGGGSVGLMGALADTIMNSGGKVTGVIPRFMCEVEWHHNGISELILTETMHERKEKMANLADAVVALPGGCGTIEELMEVITWKQLGIFNKPIVILNVNGYYTHLIAQLEQAVKENFMIEKHKEMWSVVEKAEDVMEAINNATSWDETARNFAKI
- a CDS encoding conserved membrane hypothetical protein (Evidence 4 : Unknown function but conserved in other organisms), coding for MFQNDTPILSTTKTETVQTSKPVFKPKVFVKPTHITKIKVDSALLKDSLLRVDSIQRANSLKAVIVQKPSGYEGKQIPSFPNTESWTFIVICMLFLLFVGSVKNSAGILWANVKSIFKSKDSSYSYHTTSTINLIEYKIFSTLFFLGVISLFVYEAFYNTPTDFQFITFAKIFGISVAFYIIKILLIEFIGNVFFSLKQIKLFKDTYFNLVLLSSIILFPVLILKTYHPNMWQIPFNQIAVFLLLIFYILLLIKVFQIFFTKILDCFYIFLYLCTLEILPLFLLFRVYNLIV